The genomic interval TCTCCCCCATCCACCGCGACCACGTGCAGTGAGCCCAGCAACATCTGAGGGGGCACGCCATCCAGCCGAGGCTTCTGCCCGTCCATCAAGTACGTGGCGAAGCGCCCGTCCGAGGTGACCCGCAGGTCCGCGGCCCGGCCCGCCTCCAGCAAGAGCCCCTGCCCCGCGCCAGCGGGAGCACCGCGGCCTGACGCGGGAGGACTGCTTGGGGGCCGCGCGGCACTCGGCGACGGCGCGGAGGACGCACGGCTCCCCGCCTCCGCGTCCGCGCCCTTCTTGCATCCCGCGCCCGCCCACACGAGCGAGGCCATCAGGCCCGCGCCCAGAAGTCGTCCCAGCTTCGGCCGCATCATGCGTTCCTCTGCTCCTCGAGCTCCGGGGCGCCCGACGCCGGGACACCCGCGTGCGGCAGCCACGCCGCCAGGTCCTGCTTCCCACGGGCCGAGTACGCCGCCCGCTTGTCCGCCTTCTTCATCCGCCCCGTCAGCGGCGGAAAGAGACCGAAGATGATGTTGGATGGCTGATGCGGGTAGTCCGGCGGATGCGCCTCGCCCGTCACGTGACGGAAGAGCGCGCCCAGCGCCGTCGTCGCCGGAGGCGGCACCCACTGCGCGCCGCTCAACTTCGCGTGCAGCGCCAACGCCACCAGATAGCCACACGCCGCGCTCTCCACGTAGCCCTCCACGCCCGAAATCTGACCCGCGAAGTACAGCCGGGGCTCGGACTTCAGGGACAGGTCGGCCGACAAGAGCCGGGGCGAGTCGATGAAGGTGTTGCGGTGAATCTGCCCCATGCGCAGGAACTCCGCGCTCTGGAGGCCGGGGATGCAGGACGTGAAGATGCGCTTCTGCTCGCCCCACGTCAGCCGCGTCTGGAAGCCCACCATGTTCCAGGCCGTGCCCGCGCGGTCCTCCATGCGCAGCTGCACCACCGCATGGGGCTCCTGCCCCGTGCGCGGGTCTCTCAACCCCACGGGCTTCATCGGCCCGTAGGCCAGGGTGTCGTCGCCTCGCTCCGCCATGACCTCGATGGGCAGACAGCCTTCGAAGTATTTGGGTTCCTCGAAACTGTGCGGGACGACCTTCTGCCCGGCCTTCACCTCGGCGATGAAGCGGTAGTACTCGTCGCGGTTCATCGGCAGGTTGAGGTAGTCGTCCCCGCCTCCCTTTCCATAGCGGCTCTGGCGGAAGGCCACCGACATGTCGACGGAGTCCCCCGAGAGGATGGGGGCGATGGAGTCGTAGAAATAGAGCTTCTGCCCCACGTGGCGCTCGAGCTCACGCGTGAGCGCGTCCGACGTCAGCGGCCCGGTGGCCACCACGACGGGGCCCTCCTCCGGCAGCGTCTCCACCTCACCGGCCACCAGCTCCACGCCGGCCTGGCTCAAGAGCGCGTGTGTAATCGCACGGGAGAAGCCCTCGCGCTCCACGGCCAGGGCGTCCCCGGCGGGAACCCGGTGCGCATCCGCGCTCTGGAGAATCAACGAGCCCAACGCGCGCAGCTCCGCGTGCAGCAGCCCCACCGCGCTCTCCGGGTTGTCCGAGCGCAGCGAGTTGCTGCACACCAGCTCCGCGAGCGAATCCGACTTGTGGGCCGGCGAACGTTTGTGGGGCTTCATCTCGCGCAGCACCACCGGCACGCCCCGGCGGGCGAGTTGATATGCGCACTCCGTGCCCGCCAGGCCCCCACCAATCACCGTCACCCGCTGCTGCTTCACGTCGGCCATCCTGTTCCTCCCGGGAGCGCCAGGCGCATGCCCGTCCGCAACAGTTACCAGGACTGGCACCCCCTGTCCCAGTCGCGAAACCAGCGGCGTCAACCTGGCGGCGGGGCCAGCCCCCCGGGACTGGCCGGCCGCCCTCCGAGCCACCGCCCTCCCCGGCTGGAAGGCGCGGTTTCCCCACCTGGGTTGAAACCCTACGTTTCTCGCGTTCATCGCTCGGGGACGGCGTTCATCCGAGCAAGCGCCAGACGCACCCGAAGACGTCAACCCGGAAGGACGAGGCCATCATGAGCCGAGCCAATGACTTGTTGAGGGTCCGCGAGATTCTCCAGCGCCGCCGGCGGGAAATCCTCGCCACCAGCGACGGCACGCACCGCGAGCTCACCGCGCTCAAGGAGCAGGAGAGGGATCCCGAGTACGAGGAGAACGCGCAGTCGGAGCTGGCCGACTACACCCTGTCCAGCCTCATGGAGGCCCAGCGCCGCGAAATCATGCTCATCGACGCCGCGCTGCGGCGCATGGACATGGGCGTCTTCGGCGAATGCGTGGACTGCGGCCAGGAGATTTCCATGGAGCGGCTGGAGGCCCTCCCCTTCGCCATCCGCTGCGAGGAGGACGCCACCTCCCACGAGCAGGACATACGCGGCGGCCCATACGCCACGCCGTCCCTGTAGCGACACCGAAGGCCCACGCTGGGGGCGCTCCCGGGCAGACGCCGCTGGGAGCGCCTTTCAGTCGCCCTCTTTCTTGAGGACGACGAAGCGGTAGTTCTCCAGCTCGTTCTGCCCCGCCGTGTAGAGCACGCTGAGGAGCATGTCGTAGGGGACCTTGCGGTCCGCGATGACGGAGAGTTCCTTGCTGAAGGGCGCCTGCGGATTGCGCTCGGCGATGTACTTCAGCTTCTCCACTTCCTTCTTGAGCTGCGCGTCCAGCGCAAGCACCAGCCGGCCCTGGAGGGCCTGCGTGGGGAGCTGACCGTCCGTCAACCGCAGCACCTCACGCTCCCCCACGAGGATGCTCTTGGGGGTGATGGTGACGGCCACGGTGTCCCGAGGCGTCGCGCGCGTGGTGGAGATGGGGGGACGGATATCCTCGGAGGCCGTCACCGCCGCGGACGACGAGGCAAAGGACTTGAGCAGGAACACCAGGAGGATGGTCATCATGTCCATCATCGCGGTGATGTTCAGCTCCTTGATTTCCCCTGAGGCCTCGCGCTCCTTGCGCTTCTTGCGCGCCAGGGCCCGGCGGAAACGCAGCCGGGCGAGGGCCTCCTCATCGACAGCCTCCGGAGCATGTGACAGGGGCTCGGCCATGGCTCAGGTCCCCGCCAGCGTGACGTCGGGGAACAAGAGCCGGCGCTGAGCTCCCTGCTCCTCGCGGATGGCGTCCATGGTCTGGATGAGCACGTCGTACGGGATGTCCCCATCCGCGCCCACGATGACC from Myxococcus stipitatus carries:
- the trmFO gene encoding methylenetetrahydrofolate--tRNA-(uracil(54)-C(5))-methyltransferase (FADH(2)-oxidizing) TrmFO, with the translated sequence MADVKQQRVTVIGGGLAGTECAYQLARRGVPVVLREMKPHKRSPAHKSDSLAELVCSNSLRSDNPESAVGLLHAELRALGSLILQSADAHRVPAGDALAVEREGFSRAITHALLSQAGVELVAGEVETLPEEGPVVVATGPLTSDALTRELERHVGQKLYFYDSIAPILSGDSVDMSVAFRQSRYGKGGGDDYLNLPMNRDEYYRFIAEVKAGQKVVPHSFEEPKYFEGCLPIEVMAERGDDTLAYGPMKPVGLRDPRTGQEPHAVVQLRMEDRAGTAWNMVGFQTRLTWGEQKRIFTSCIPGLQSAEFLRMGQIHRNTFIDSPRLLSADLSLKSEPRLYFAGQISGVEGYVESAACGYLVALALHAKLSGAQWVPPPATTALGALFRHVTGEAHPPDYPHQPSNIIFGLFPPLTGRMKKADKRAAYSARGKQDLAAWLPHAGVPASGAPELEEQRNA
- a CDS encoding TraR/DksA family transcriptional regulator; its protein translation is MSRANDLLRVREILQRRRREILATSDGTHRELTALKEQERDPEYEENAQSELADYTLSSLMEAQRREIMLIDAALRRMDMGVFGECVDCGQEISMERLEALPFAIRCEEDATSHEQDIRGGPYATPSL
- a CDS encoding ExbD/TolR family protein → MAEPLSHAPEAVDEEALARLRFRRALARKKRKEREASGEIKELNITAMMDMMTILLVFLLKSFASSSAAVTASEDIRPPISTTRATPRDTVAVTITPKSILVGEREVLRLTDGQLPTQALQGRLVLALDAQLKKEVEKLKYIAERNPQAPFSKELSVIADRKVPYDMLLSVLYTAGQNELENYRFVVLKKEGD